A window of Microbacterium hominis genomic DNA:
CACGGCCCGGTTATGGTCGAGCCGGGTGAGCGCGGTGAACCGCTCGGCGGGGACTCCCCGCGTGGATGCCGCGGCGATCAGCGCGTTCGTGTTCGCGGGGTTTCCCACCACGACCGCGCGCACATCGGCCGCCGCGTGCTCGCCGATCGCGGCGCCCTGGGGGCCGAAGATGCCCGCGTTGGCGGCGAGGAGATCGGAGCGCTCCATGCCCGGCCCGCGCGGGCGCGCGCCCACGAGCATCGCGATGCTGCACCCGTCGAACGCCACCGCCGGGTCGTCGGTCACCTCGACCCCGCGCAGGAGGGCGAAGGCGCCGTCCTGCAGCTCGAGCGCTGCGCCCTCTGCCGCGCGCAGTCCCTGCGGGATCTCCAGCAGCCGCAGCCGCACGGGGGTGTCGGGGCCGAGCATGTCGCCGGCGGCGATGCGGAACAGCAGCGCATAGCCGATCTGCCCGCCGGCGCCGGTGAGGGTCACGGTGACAGGTGCCGCGTTCATGGGGGAAGCCTATTGCGCGCGCCCCCGCCCCGGCATCCGATGCGCGCTCATCGCCGCGAGCGGGCGGGCGGGTGGGTTCGGTTCGTGGGGCGCGTGCGTGGGGTTGTGGGGCGTGGATGCCGCGGGACGCGCCCCACGAACCGATCAGGGGTTTGGCTCGTGGGGCGCGTGTGGTGGGTTGTGGGGCGTGGATCCTGCAGGAGGCGCCCCCTGAAGCGCGGGGTGCCGGGCGCCCCGTCGGGGGTCGGGTTCGTGGGGCGCGTGCGGTGGGTTGCGGGGCGTGGATGCCGCGCGAGGCGCCCCACGAGCGATCAGGGGTTGGGTTCGTGGGGCGCGTGCGTGGGGTTGCGGTGGGTGGATGCCGCGCGACGCGCCCCATGAAGCGTGGGGTGGCCGGGCGCGGGCCAGGGGTTCCGTTCGTGGGGCGCGTGCGGTGGGTTGCGGGGCGTGGATGCCGCGCGAGGCGCCCCACGAGCGATCAGGGGTTCGGGTCGTGGGGCGTGGATGCCCCGGGAGGCGCCCCATGAAGCGCGGGCGGCGCCGGGGTTCGGGCCGGTCGCGGCCCGGTTCCTCGCCGGAAGGGGCATCGGACGGTACCGTGGCGAGAAGACGTCCGCCGCGGACGTCGGCACGGCGCGCACACGCGCGTCGGACCGCGGCGCGGGCGCGACCAGACGGCATCCGGGGGGAAGCCTGTGAACGAACAGCTCGACGAGATCCTGTATCCGCCGATCGAGCCCTACGAGACCGGTGAGCTGCTCGTGGGCGACGGTCACCGCGTCTACTTCGAGCTCAGCGGCAACCCCGCGGGAAAGCCCGTGGTCTTCCTCCACGGCGGGCCGGGTGCCGGCACCTCGCCCTGGCACCGCCGCTTCTTCGACCCCGAGCGCTACCTCATCGTGCTGTTCGACCAGCGCGGCTCCGGGCGCTCGACCCCGCACGCGTCCGACCCGTCAGCGGACCTCCGCCACAACACCACGTGGCACCTCGTCGCCGACATGGAGCTTCTGCGCCGCAACCTCGGCATCGACCGGTGGATGGTGTTCGGCGGATCGTGGGGCAGCGCCCTCGCGCTCGCCTACTCCGAGGCGCACCCCGACGCCGTGACCGAGATTGTGCTGCGCGGCATCTTCACGCTGCGCCGGCACGAGCTGGAGTGGTTCTACGAGGGCGGCGCGGCGGTGCTCTTCCCCGACCTGTGGGAGGAATTCCTCGCACCCATCCCGGTGCTCGAGCGCTCGCGCATGATCGAGGCGTATCACCGGCGGCTGAGCGACCCCGATCCGGCCGTGCACGTGCCGGCCGGTGTCGCGTGGTCGCGCTGGGAGGCGGCCACCCTGACGCTGCTGCCCGACCCCGGTCTGGTCGCTGGAATGACGGAGGATGCCGCGGCCGTCGCGTTCGCCCGCATCGAGAACCACTACTTCATGCACGGGGGATGGTTCGACGACGGTCAGCTGATCGACCGCGTCGACGCGGTGCGCGGCATCCCCGCGGTCATCGTTCAGGGCAGGTACGACGTCTGCACGCCGATGATGACCGCGTGGGATCTGCATCGCGCGTGGCCGGAGGCCGAGTTCGTCGTCGTGCCCGATGCCTCCCACTCGGCGAGCGAGCCCGGGATCGCGGCCGCGCTGCGGGCCGCGGCCGACCGCTTCGCAGCCGAGGTCGAGATGCCCGCGGCCGAGGAAGAGGGGCACATGCCCGCGGCCGAGGAAGACGCGCAGATGCCCGGGGCCGAGCACGGGATGGATGCCGCGCCCGGCGATCCCGGTGCCCCCGTGGCCCTCTCCGACGACGAGGAGCCCGCCGTGCACGACGAGCCCGCCGACACCGACGCTCAGCAAGAGCAGGAGGCGCGCTGGTAGGGTGGGAGACCTTGCAGCGCTCCGACGCGCTTCTCGCGTCGTAGAACGCTTCCCCGCCGCCGTCTTCTGGACGATGCCGGTCTGACTTTCGTACGGCGACCCGAGGGCGAAATTCGCCCCGGCCACCGACCCAGGGCAGTGTTCTGCCCGGAGAACCCCCATGACTGAAACCACTTTCAGCGCGCTCGGCGTGCCCCAGCCCCTCGTCGACGCGCTCGCGGCCGACGGCAAGACCACCGCGTTCCCGATCCAGGTCGACACGCTTCCCGACACGCTCGCCGGCCGGGACGTGCTCGGCCGCGGCAAGACAGGCTCGGGCAAGACGCTCGCCTTCTCGATCCCGATGGCCGCGCGCCTCGGTGCCGCGAAGACCCGGCGCGTCGCCGGCCGCCCGCGCGGACTGGTGCTCGCCCCCACGCGCGAACTCGCCACCCAGATCGACGCGGCCCTCGCGCCGCTGGCCAAGGCCTACGGCCTGAACACCACGACGATCTTCGGCGGGGTGAGCCAGAACCGTCAGGTGCAGGCGCTCAACGCCGGCGTCGACATCGTCGTGGCCTGCCCGGGCCGGCTCGAAGACCTGATGAAGCAGGGCTTCATCCGCCTGGATGCCGTCGAGGTCACCGTCATCGACGAGGCCGACCACATGGCCGACCTCGGGTTCCTCCCCGGCGTCACCCGCATCCTCAACGCGACCCCGCAGGGCGGCCAGCGCCTGCTGTTCAGCGCGACCCTCGACAACGGGGTCGACAAGCTCGTGAAGCGGTTCCTGCAGAACGAGGTGCTCCACTCGGTCGACGAGGCGCACTCGCCCGTCGCCGCCATGACCCACCACGTGTTCACCCTCGTCGACGCCGATCTCAAGAAGGACGTCGTCACGGCGCTCGCCTCGGGCATGGGCCGCCGCATCCTCTTCATGCGCACCAAGCACCACGCCAAGAAGCTCGCCAAGCAGCTGACCGCGCAGGGCATCCCCTCCGTCGACCTG
This region includes:
- a CDS encoding DEAD/DEAH box helicase, coding for MTETTFSALGVPQPLVDALAADGKTTAFPIQVDTLPDTLAGRDVLGRGKTGSGKTLAFSIPMAARLGAAKTRRVAGRPRGLVLAPTRELATQIDAALAPLAKAYGLNTTTIFGGVSQNRQVQALNAGVDIVVACPGRLEDLMKQGFIRLDAVEVTVIDEADHMADLGFLPGVTRILNATPQGGQRLLFSATLDNGVDKLVKRFLQNEVLHSVDEAHSPVAAMTHHVFTLVDADLKKDVVTALASGMGRRILFMRTKHHAKKLAKQLTAQGIPSVDLHGNLSQPARDRNLAAFSSGAAKVLVATDVAARGVHVDDVELVVHVDPPTEHKAYLHRSGRTARAGAEGAVVTLVLPGQERDVQQLLRKAAITAKPVGVTATSAEVTALVGEVAPYVKPEPVAAPAQGGGRSQGANAQRKRAAREQGAGQQGQGQGRGRGRGGRPAGERANGGRPVAERSARDDAPAAARGRADHSAGHTRSAQPAQAQGNPRTTGRRASTGGTGKLTVGSVVRQNGTNRRSGR